The sequence AGCCTTTCCTTATGCCTGTCGAGGATGTTTTTTCGATTTCTGGTCGTGGTACAGTTGCCACCGGTCGAATAGAGCGTGGGATCGTCCATGTTGGTGATGAGATAGAGATAGTAGGAATTAAAGATACCGTGAAGACCACCTGTACCGGTGTTGAGATGTTCCGAAAACTGCTTGATGAAGGTCAGGCTGGTGATAATATTGGAGCTCTTCTTCGTGGCGTGAAACGTGAAGACATTGAGCGTGGACAAGTTCTCGCGAAGCCAGGTAGCATTAAGCCGCACACCAGTTTCAAGGCGGAGTGTTACATTCTTGGAAAAGATGAGGGCGGACGTCATACCCCATTCTTTAACGGATATCGTCCTCAGTTTTATTTCAGAACAACTGACGTAACAGGTGTTATAACCCTCCCCGAGGGAGTTGAGATGGTAATGCCTGGTGACAACGTTCATGTTGTAGGCGAGCTTATCACCCCGATTGCAATGGATGTCGGTCTTCGTTTTGCTATCCGTGAGGGTGGTAGAACCGTCGGTGCTGGTGTTGTAAGCGAAATAATCGAATAATTAAAATTTTCAAACCACCTTGGAGTATCTTCTCCTGGTGGTTTGGTTTTTATAAGGATTTACCATGAGAGATATCGTCACCCTTGCCTGTGGTACATGCAAGCGTCGTAATTATACGACGACTAAAAATAAAAGAAACACTCCAGGAAAATTGGAGTTTAAAAAATATTGTCCATTTTGCAGGTCACATATACCGCACAAAGAGACGAAATAGTCTTTTTTAATACAGGCCAGTAGCTCTAATTGGTAGAGCGCCG comes from Desulfocapsa sulfexigens DSM 10523 and encodes:
- the rpmG gene encoding 50S ribosomal protein L33; its protein translation is MRDIVTLACGTCKRRNYTTTKNKRNTPGKLEFKKYCPFCRSHIPHKETK